DNA from Xanthomonas hyacinthi:
GAGTATCAGAAGTTGGGTGAACTGGATTGTTGTTGGAGGAACTGTGGGAGGGACTTCAGTCCCGACGGGCTTCACCGCTGAAGCGTCGGGACTGAAGTCCCTCCCACAAGAACGGGACAAGGCCCCACCCGCACGAATTGCAGATCGGCATAGTCGTAGCTGAAATCCGCGTTCGGATCGACATGCGCCAGTTTCATCCGTTGCGCGCCGTCGGCGCCTGCAGCGAAGTCCAGCCACGGCTCGGCATCGACGCTGGCATCGTCCCAGTCCACCAGCCAACGCGCGCCGACCTGCATGACCTGACCGCGCAGCAGCGGCGACTTGCGCGCCTGGAAGCGCAACACTCCCTGTTGCGGGCATAGCGCGACCTCGCCGAACCACGGATCGCGCCACACGCCTTGCCGGTCGCGCGACGCGGCGATGGCCGCCGGCACGCGCGCAGACGTATCGACCGCGGCAGATGCCGTGTCGGCCGGCTGCGCACGCGCGCGTTCGAGCAGCGTCGCGTAGTGCACGACATCCAGCGCACCCTCGCCGGGACGGGTGAACTGCTTGAGCAGCGCCTCGCCCAAGGTGGTGCGCATTTCGCTCCCCTCGCCGTTGCTGAGAATGACGAAGCCGCTGCGTCGATCCGGCAGCAACACCAGCGCCGAATACATGCCCATCAAGGTGCCGGTATGCGCGACCTGCCACTGCCCGTCCACATCGGAGAGGCGCCAACCGTAGCCATAGCCGTACAGGCGCGTGCCGTCCCAGTCGCGCATCTGCGCGGAGATCGGCATCGGCGTGTGCAGCGTCCATAGCGCCTGGCGCTGCGCCGGCGACAGCCAGGGCACGGCATCATTGCCGGGCGATAGCCAGGCGCGCATCCAGGCCAGCATGTCGTCGAGACTGCAACGCACGCCGCCGGCCGCCATCGACGCAGAATCCGCAATCCGCGCCGGGTCCGCGCGCACCACCACGTTGGCCTCGCCCTGACGCATATGCGGCTGGGCGACGTTGCCGACCGCATCGCGGTCCCAGGCGCCGACCTGGCAACGCTGCATGCCCAGCGGCGCGAATACCTGCTCGCGCAACAGTTGCTCGTAGGGCTTGCCGCCGGCGCGCGCCGCCACCTCGCCGGCGACCACGTACAGCAGGTTGTCGTAGGCGTAGTGCGCACGGAAGCTGTGGGTCGGCTTGAGGTAGGCCAGCCCGGCGATGATGTCGGCGCGGTTGAACGCATTGGGTTCCGGCCACAGCATCAGATCGCCGGCGCCCAGGCCCAGGCCGCTGTTGTGGATCAGCAGGTCGCGCACCTGGATGTTGCGGGTGACCCACGGGTCGTACATGCGGAACTGCGGCAGGTACCTGGTCACCGGGTCGTCCCAGCGCAGCTTGCCGGCATCGACCAAGCGCGCCAGCAAGGCGGTGGTCATCGGCTTGCTGTTGGAGGCGATCTTGAACAGCGTCTTGCCATCGATGTGCTCGCCGCTGCCGGCGCGCAGCTCGCCGGCGCTGCGCGCATAGACCACCTCGCCGTTCTCGATCACGCCGACGGCCAGCCCCGGCAGCCGGTAGTGCGTCATCGCCTGCTCGAACAGGCGGTCGAGTTCGGCGCGCGGCGGCGGCGCGTCAGCAGCGCCGGGCGCCGCCGCCGCGAACGCCGGCAACGTCAGACAAATCGCGAGCAGGCAGCTGCGCATGCGCCGTGCGCTTGCAACGCGGCGCGATGGCATCCGCGGCCGTGTCGTCTTCGGCGTGGCAGCGTCGCCTCGCACGCGCGTCCTCAAAAGGTGTAGGTGAAGTTGGCGTACAGCTGACGCCCGATCGCACTGTACACGCGCGGGAAGTACGGCCAGGTGGTGTAGGTGTCGTCGCGCGGGTGGATCTTGTCGAACACGTTCAACACGCTGAGGCCGAGCGTGGCCTTGTCGGTGATCCGCTTGGCGATGTCCGCGTTCCAGATCACGTACGGCGCCACGCGTGCGCTCTCGGCGTAATTGGGACGCGAGCCGTAGCGGTAGCCGTACAGGCTGGTCGACCAGTCGCCGATGTTCCAGTTCACACGCCAATTGGTGCGGGTGCGGAATGCCAGGTAATCGACGTCGTTCATCACATCCACCGGCTTGGCCCCGGC
Protein-coding regions in this window:
- a CDS encoding serine hydrolase domain-containing protein; its protein translation is MRSCLLAICLTLPAFAAAAPGAADAPPPRAELDRLFEQAMTHYRLPGLAVGVIENGEVVYARSAGELRAGSGEHIDGKTLFKIASNSKPMTTALLARLVDAGKLRWDDPVTRYLPQFRMYDPWVTRNIQVRDLLIHNSGLGLGAGDLMLWPEPNAFNRADIIAGLAYLKPTHSFRAHYAYDNLLYVVAGEVAARAGGKPYEQLLREQVFAPLGMQRCQVGAWDRDAVGNVAQPHMRQGEANVVVRADPARIADSASMAAGGVRCSLDDMLAWMRAWLSPGNDAVPWLSPAQRQALWTLHTPMPISAQMRDWDGTRLYGYGYGWRLSDVDGQWQVAHTGTLMGMYSALVLLPDRRSGFVILSNGEGSEMRTTLGEALLKQFTRPGEGALDVVHYATLLERARAQPADTASAAVDTSARVPAAIAASRDRQGVWRDPWFGEVALCPQQGVLRFQARKSPLLRGQVMQVGARWLVDWDDASVDAEPWLDFAAGADGAQRMKLAHVDPNADFSYDYADLQFVRVGPCPVLVGGTSVPTLQR